CAGAATAGATTTATCGCTAGATGTCGCTTGGTACTTAACTTAATCAAACTTGGCGTGCACGCCTTGACCAAAAGGTGGCGCTGCGTTAGTTTCCAGAAAGTAGTAAGAGGTGGCGCTAGCAAAAAATTCGTTTTAATTCAAAAGTTTTAAGCTAAAACGAGAATCAAGTTACCTGCGTGTCACCTGCTCGCCCATATAAACCACCTGGCCATCATCCATATTGCCAATGGCCAGCTCGATCGCCGTGCTGTTCAGATCAAACGCGGCCAAACCCTtcaaacagctgctgctgctcctgatgGCCTTCCAGCTGCAAGGAATGGAGGCAAAATTCCTGGGCAGGCCAATGGACTCCGCATAGAAGAGCACGGCGCGATTGTGACTGCAGCTGTCTGCAAGATTCAGTTTAGACATAGCCATGAGTGAGCCGCCTTCAGGCACTCACAAGCCTGCAAGATGAGCTTACTGGCCGCCAGCAGATCCACCTCCTCGCAGCCCGGCTGCGGTGCACGGCCAAAGTTGACATAGAAGTCGGCAGTGCCACGCGGCATCAGATCCCCAAAGAGCGGGTAATCGGTGTGTATGACGTCCACAAACATAGCAGCACTCGCCCGCAGGCCGTCATCGGAGCGCGCCGTGAAGAGCGGCAGAGCCGGATCCAGGCCCGTAACCCGGCCCACGGTTCCATTGAAATAGCGCCCGATGCGGCCGGCAATGTGGGCGCCCAGGCTGTGGCCCACGATGTGCACAGCTTCCTCGGACACATTGTGCCGCTCCAGAAACTGCTCCAACTGTTTGGCCAGCACCAGAGCCACTCTGCCCACGGCACGTCGCGAACTGGGATAGTCCAAGTTGGCAGCGGGCGACCAGTCAGCAATCAGCACATGCTCAAAGCCCTGCGCCTGGTAGGCTGACGAGAAGGGTATTAGCGCAGCAACCAGGAGAGAGCTCAAGGATCAGGCTTACCATTGCGCAGCGGCATGATGGAGATGTGGCTGCGCGAGCCCAAGAAGCCGTGCACGATCAGCTTGAGCGAGTGCACGTCCGTGAGCTGCTCCACACGCTCCAGGCTCAGCTCGGAGGGCACATGCTGATAGTAGATGCTGCTCTGCTGGGCCAGCGTGTCCAGGCTGGCCGCATGCAGGCTCCACACCTGGCAGAGGAAAagcagccagcaacaaaacaTTCCAGACATGTTGCTGCTCCGTTCTGatctgagctgagctgagctcaAGGCAGCGCCTAAATAGGGCTTGGATCGCATGCTGCAACTGTGGGAGCTGCGTTTAGCTAATCGCTCGATTAGTCGAGTTGAGGTGACGCACAACGGGTCAAGTGCACAAGAGAACACGACACATTTATTAACTAGGGTAATTTTCCATAAATACACAGTGCCGAGCAGACgtatacgcacacacgcaacAGCTCGAACTTAAAGGGCTACGAGTTAAAATGCAAGGCGCACGCACAGCTGCAAGATTGGGATTAGAGTATACGGAGCTAGGCATGGCTTCCCTGACGTTTGCAAGACCCTGACGTTTGCAAGATTGGGATTGGAGTATACAGAACATGGCATTGGCATCCCTGATATATGGCAGTTGTTGGGGCCAGTTGGGCCGCCGCCCGATGGCTTAACGGCGGGCCTCGTCCTGCCCGACGATGGGGCGTATGAGCATTTTGACGCGGCGCAGCGAGTAATCCTTGCCCTGGAAGGTGTCCCAGTAGATGCCCGTCTCGCCGGCCTGCTCGTGGCCCTGGGCGTGGTAGACGCCCATCAGATTGCTGGTGCCGCACGCGTTGAACCAGCCGCCGGCCTTGTGCCGCTGCGCACAGCTGCACTCGAGGCAATtgtcgttatcgttatcgaacGTGCTGAACTTGGCGCCAGCGTGATACGAGAGCGAATCGCCAGCCGGGGGCTGCAGCTGCGCCTGGTAGTTGCCCAGCAGGCTGAGCGCGTAGAGCTCCCGCTCGCCGC
The sequence above is a segment of the Drosophila virilis strain 15010-1051.87 chromosome 3, Dvir_AGI_RSII-ME, whole genome shotgun sequence genome. Coding sequences within it:
- the LOC6624716 gene encoding pancreatic lipase-related protein 2 isoform X2, translating into MRSKPYLGAALSSAQLRSERSSNMSGMFCCWLLFLCQVWSLHAASLDTLAQQSSIYYQHVPSELSLERVEQLTDVHSLKLIVHGFLGSRSHISIMPLRNAYQAQGFEHVLIADWSPAANLDYPSSRRAVGRVALVLAKQLEQFLERHNVSEEAVHIVGHSLGAHIAGRIGRYFNGTVGRVTGLDPALPLFTARSDDGLRASAAMFVDVIHTDYPLFGDLMPRGTADFYVNFGRAPQPGCEEVDLLAANSCSHNRAVLFYAESIGLPRNFASIPCSWKAIRSSSSCLKGLAAFDLNSTAIELAIGNMDDGQVVYMGEQVTRSATSYYFLETNAAPPFGQGVHAKFD
- the LOC6624716 gene encoding pancreatic triacylglycerol lipase isoform X1, with translation MRSKPYLGAALSSAQLRSERSSNMSGMFCCWLLFLCQVWSLHAASLDTLAQQSSIYYQHVPSELSLERVEQLTDVHSLKLIVHGFLGSRSHISIMPLRNAYQAQGFEHVLIADWSPAANLDYPSSRRAVGRVALVLAKQLEQFLERHNVSEEAVHIVGHSLGAHIAGRIGRYFNGTVGRVTGLDPALPLFTARSDDGLRASAAMFVDVIHTDYPLFGDLMPRGTADFYVNFGRAPQPGCEEVDLLAASKLILQAYSCSHNRAVLFYAESIGLPRNFASIPCSWKAIRSSSSCLKGLAAFDLNSTAIELAIGNMDDGQVVYMGEQVTRSATSYYFLETNAAPPFGQGVHAKFD